One Capsicum annuum cultivar UCD-10X-F1 chromosome 2, UCD10Xv1.1, whole genome shotgun sequence genomic window carries:
- the LOC107858449 gene encoding BTB/POZ domain-containing protein At1g30440 isoform X1: protein MACMKLGSKTDAFQRKGQAWFCTTGLPSDIVVEVGEMTFHLHKFPLLSRSGVMEKRIAEASEGEDGCVIELTDIPGGAKTFELVAKFCYGVKLELTAANVVYLRCAAEHLDMTEEYGEGNLISQTEFFLNQVVLRNWKDSLKALETCDDVLPYAEELKITKRCIDSLAVKACTDPNLFGWPVMEHVGPLQSPGGSILWNGISTGARPKHSSSDWWYEDASTLSLPLYKRLISAMETQGVEQEIVAGSLSYYAKKFLPGLNRRHTFSESSNHLASVGLGSSVSEEDQKLLLEEIDNLLLMQKGLVPTKFLFGLLKTALILRASPSCISNLEKRIGMQLDQATLEDLLMPNFSYSMETLYNVDCIQRILEHFLAMDQGTGGESPCSIDDEQLMGSPSLTPITMVAKLIDGYLAEVAPDVNLKLPKFQTLAASVPEYARPLDDGLYRAIDIYLKIVKLLNMQSHPWLGESDREQLCRLMDCQKLSLEACTHAAQNERLPLRIIVQVLFFEQLQLRTSIAGCFLVSENLDGGSRQLRSGTVGPNEGGWATAVRENQVLKVGMDSMRVRVSELEKECSNMRQEIEKLGRSKGSSTWGNVSKKFGFKLKSQMCSAQEGSVSNQNKINCKAIKDDDKAKDNIKSTRKTYL from the exons ATGGCATGTATGAAGTTGGGATCCAAAACTGATGCATTTCAAAGAAAAGGACAGGCCTG GTTCTGCACAACTGGTCTCCCAAGTGACATTGTTGTTGAAGTTGGAGAAATGACTTTCCATCTTCACAAG TTCCCATTGCTTTCTAGAAGTGGAGTTATGGAAAAACGGATTGCAGAAGCATCTGAAGGAGAAGATGGCTGTGTTATTGAACTCACTGACATCCCTGGTGGTGCTAAAACATTTGAACTGGTAGCTAAATTTTGTTATGGGGTTAAACTAGAGCTTACAGCAGCAAATGTTGTATACCTTCGATGTGCCGCAGAGCATCTTGATATGACCGAAGAATATGGAGAGGGAAATCTGATATCACAGACTGAGTTTTTTCTTAATCAGGTAGTTCTCCGTAACTGGAAAGACTCTTTGAAGGCACTCGAAACCTGTGATGATGTTCTCCCATATGCTGAAGAACTCAAAATTACAAAAAGGTGTATTGATTCATTGGCTGTGAAGGCATGTACTGATCCCAACCTGTTTGGTTGGCCTGTGATGGAGCACGTTGGCCCCTTGCAGAGTCCTGGAGGGAGTATCCTATGGAATGGAATAAGCACTGGAGCTAGGCCAAAACATTCAAGTTCAGATTGGTGGTATGAGGATGCATCGACTTTAAGTTTACCTCTTTACAAGAGGCTAATTTCTGCAATGGAAACTCAAGGCGTCGAACAGGAAATTGTTGCTGGTTCCCTCAGTTATTATGCTAAAAAGTTCCTGCCTGGACTAAACAGGCGACACACCTTTTCTGAGTCCTCTAACCATCTTGCATCAGTTGGTTTAGGTTCTTCTGTATCAGAAGAAGATCAGAAGCTTTTACTTGAAGAGAttgataatttacttctcatgCAAAAAGGCCTAGTTCCAACTAAATTCCTCTTTGGCCTACTGAAAACAGCCTTGATTCTTCGAGCCAGTCCCTCGTGCATATCAAACTTGGAGAAAAGGATAGGAATGCAGCTTGATCAGGCCACTCTTGAAGATCTCTTAATGCCGAATTTCTCTTACTCGATGGAGACACTTTATAATGTTGACTGCATACAGAGGATTCTTGAGCACTTCTTAGCCATGGATCAAGGAACTGGTGGTGAATCACCTTGTTCTATTGATGATGAACAACTGATGGGTTCACCATCTCTGACACCAATCACTATGGTGGCAAAACTAATTGATGGATACCTTGCTGAGGTTGCCCCAGATGTTAACTTGAAGCTTCCCAAGTTTCAGACTCTTGCTGCTTCTGTTCCCGAATACGCAAGGCCATTGGATGATGGCCTTTATCGTGCAATTGACATTTATCTCAAG ATTGTAAAACTTTTAAATATGCAGTCACATCCATGGTTGGGAGAATCCGACAGAGAACAACTCTGCAGGCTCATGGATTGCCAGAAGCTCTCCTTGGAAGCTTGTACGCATGCTGCGCAGAATGAAAGACTGCCTTTAAGGATTATAGTACAAGTACTCTTCTTCGAACAGCTGCAGTTGAGAACATCCATTGCGGGATGCTTCTTAGTGTCCGAAAACCTTGATGGGGGTTCAAGGCAGTTGAGAAGTGGCACGGTCGGACCAAATGAGGGGGGCTGGGCTACTGCTGTGAGAGAAAACCAGGTGTTGAAGGTGGGAATGGATAGCATGAGGGTACGTGTGTCGGAGCTCGAGAAGGAGTGCTCAAACATGAGGCAGGAGATTGAGAAGTTGGGTCGATCAAAGGGATCAAGCACTTGGGGAAATGTATCCAAAAAGTTTGGGTTCAAGTTAAAGTCACAAATGTGCAGTGCTCAGGAGGGATCTGTTAGTAACCAGAACAAGATAAATTGTAAGGCTATAAAGGATGATGACAAGGCAAAAGATAATATCAAAAGCACAAGAAAAACTTACCTATAG
- the LOC107858449 gene encoding BTB/POZ domain-containing protein At1g30440 isoform X3, with the protein MEKRIAEASEGEDGCVIELTDIPGGAKTFELVAKFCYGVKLELTAANVVYLRCAAEHLDMTEEYGEGNLISQTEFFLNQVVLRNWKDSLKALETCDDVLPYAEELKITKRCIDSLAVKACTDPNLFGWPVMEHVGPLQSPGGSILWNGISTGARPKHSSSDWWYEDASTLSLPLYKRLISAMETQGVEQEIVAGSLSYYAKKFLPGLNRRHTFSESSNHLASVGLGSSVSEEDQKLLLEEIDNLLLMQKGLVPTKFLFGLLKTALILRASPSCISNLEKRIGMQLDQATLEDLLMPNFSYSMETLYNVDCIQRILEHFLAMDQGTGGESPCSIDDEQLMGSPSLTPITMVAKLIDGYLAEVAPDVNLKLPKFQTLAASVPEYARPLDDGLYRAIDIYLKIVKLLNMQSHPWLGESDREQLCRLMDCQKLSLEACTHAAQNERLPLRIIVQVLFFEQLQLRTSIAGCFLVSENLDGGSRQLRSGTVGPNEGGWATAVRENQVLKVGMDSMRVRVSELEKECSNMRQEIEKLGRSKGSSTWGNVSKKFGFKLKSQMCSAQEGSVSNQNKINCKAIKDDDKAKDNIKSTRKTYL; encoded by the exons ATGGAAAAACGGATTGCAGAAGCATCTGAAGGAGAAGATGGCTGTGTTATTGAACTCACTGACATCCCTGGTGGTGCTAAAACATTTGAACTGGTAGCTAAATTTTGTTATGGGGTTAAACTAGAGCTTACAGCAGCAAATGTTGTATACCTTCGATGTGCCGCAGAGCATCTTGATATGACCGAAGAATATGGAGAGGGAAATCTGATATCACAGACTGAGTTTTTTCTTAATCAGGTAGTTCTCCGTAACTGGAAAGACTCTTTGAAGGCACTCGAAACCTGTGATGATGTTCTCCCATATGCTGAAGAACTCAAAATTACAAAAAGGTGTATTGATTCATTGGCTGTGAAGGCATGTACTGATCCCAACCTGTTTGGTTGGCCTGTGATGGAGCACGTTGGCCCCTTGCAGAGTCCTGGAGGGAGTATCCTATGGAATGGAATAAGCACTGGAGCTAGGCCAAAACATTCAAGTTCAGATTGGTGGTATGAGGATGCATCGACTTTAAGTTTACCTCTTTACAAGAGGCTAATTTCTGCAATGGAAACTCAAGGCGTCGAACAGGAAATTGTTGCTGGTTCCCTCAGTTATTATGCTAAAAAGTTCCTGCCTGGACTAAACAGGCGACACACCTTTTCTGAGTCCTCTAACCATCTTGCATCAGTTGGTTTAGGTTCTTCTGTATCAGAAGAAGATCAGAAGCTTTTACTTGAAGAGAttgataatttacttctcatgCAAAAAGGCCTAGTTCCAACTAAATTCCTCTTTGGCCTACTGAAAACAGCCTTGATTCTTCGAGCCAGTCCCTCGTGCATATCAAACTTGGAGAAAAGGATAGGAATGCAGCTTGATCAGGCCACTCTTGAAGATCTCTTAATGCCGAATTTCTCTTACTCGATGGAGACACTTTATAATGTTGACTGCATACAGAGGATTCTTGAGCACTTCTTAGCCATGGATCAAGGAACTGGTGGTGAATCACCTTGTTCTATTGATGATGAACAACTGATGGGTTCACCATCTCTGACACCAATCACTATGGTGGCAAAACTAATTGATGGATACCTTGCTGAGGTTGCCCCAGATGTTAACTTGAAGCTTCCCAAGTTTCAGACTCTTGCTGCTTCTGTTCCCGAATACGCAAGGCCATTGGATGATGGCCTTTATCGTGCAATTGACATTTATCTCAAG ATTGTAAAACTTTTAAATATGCAGTCACATCCATGGTTGGGAGAATCCGACAGAGAACAACTCTGCAGGCTCATGGATTGCCAGAAGCTCTCCTTGGAAGCTTGTACGCATGCTGCGCAGAATGAAAGACTGCCTTTAAGGATTATAGTACAAGTACTCTTCTTCGAACAGCTGCAGTTGAGAACATCCATTGCGGGATGCTTCTTAGTGTCCGAAAACCTTGATGGGGGTTCAAGGCAGTTGAGAAGTGGCACGGTCGGACCAAATGAGGGGGGCTGGGCTACTGCTGTGAGAGAAAACCAGGTGTTGAAGGTGGGAATGGATAGCATGAGGGTACGTGTGTCGGAGCTCGAGAAGGAGTGCTCAAACATGAGGCAGGAGATTGAGAAGTTGGGTCGATCAAAGGGATCAAGCACTTGGGGAAATGTATCCAAAAAGTTTGGGTTCAAGTTAAAGTCACAAATGTGCAGTGCTCAGGAGGGATCTGTTAGTAACCAGAACAAGATAAATTGTAAGGCTATAAAGGATGATGACAAGGCAAAAGATAATATCAAAAGCACAAGAAAAACTTACCTATAG
- the LOC107858449 gene encoding BTB/POZ domain-containing protein At1g30440 isoform X2, giving the protein MACMKLGSKTDAFQRKGQAWFCTTGLPSDIVVEVGEMTFHLHKFPLLSRSGVMEKRIAEASEGEDGCVIELTDIPGGAKTFELVAKFCYGVKLELTAANVVYLRCAAEHLDMTEEYGEGNLISQTEFFLNQVVLRNWKDSLKALETCDDVLPYAEELKITKRCIDSLAVKACTDPNLFGWPVMEHVGPLQSPGGSILWNGISTGARPKHSSSDWWYEDASTLSLPLYKRLISAMETQGVEQEIVAGSLSYYAKKFLPGLNRRHTFSESSNHLASVGLGSSVSEEDQKLLLEEIDNLLLMQKGLVPTKFLFGLLKTALILRASPSCISNLEKRIGMQLDQATLEDLLMPNFSYSMETLYNVDCIQRILEHFLAMDQGTGGESPCSIDDEQLMGSPSLTPITMVAKLIDGYLAEVAPDVNLKLPKFQTLAASVPEYARPLDDGLYRAIDIYLKSHPWLGESDREQLCRLMDCQKLSLEACTHAAQNERLPLRIIVQVLFFEQLQLRTSIAGCFLVSENLDGGSRQLRSGTVGPNEGGWATAVRENQVLKVGMDSMRVRVSELEKECSNMRQEIEKLGRSKGSSTWGNVSKKFGFKLKSQMCSAQEGSVSNQNKINCKAIKDDDKAKDNIKSTRKTYL; this is encoded by the exons ATGGCATGTATGAAGTTGGGATCCAAAACTGATGCATTTCAAAGAAAAGGACAGGCCTG GTTCTGCACAACTGGTCTCCCAAGTGACATTGTTGTTGAAGTTGGAGAAATGACTTTCCATCTTCACAAG TTCCCATTGCTTTCTAGAAGTGGAGTTATGGAAAAACGGATTGCAGAAGCATCTGAAGGAGAAGATGGCTGTGTTATTGAACTCACTGACATCCCTGGTGGTGCTAAAACATTTGAACTGGTAGCTAAATTTTGTTATGGGGTTAAACTAGAGCTTACAGCAGCAAATGTTGTATACCTTCGATGTGCCGCAGAGCATCTTGATATGACCGAAGAATATGGAGAGGGAAATCTGATATCACAGACTGAGTTTTTTCTTAATCAGGTAGTTCTCCGTAACTGGAAAGACTCTTTGAAGGCACTCGAAACCTGTGATGATGTTCTCCCATATGCTGAAGAACTCAAAATTACAAAAAGGTGTATTGATTCATTGGCTGTGAAGGCATGTACTGATCCCAACCTGTTTGGTTGGCCTGTGATGGAGCACGTTGGCCCCTTGCAGAGTCCTGGAGGGAGTATCCTATGGAATGGAATAAGCACTGGAGCTAGGCCAAAACATTCAAGTTCAGATTGGTGGTATGAGGATGCATCGACTTTAAGTTTACCTCTTTACAAGAGGCTAATTTCTGCAATGGAAACTCAAGGCGTCGAACAGGAAATTGTTGCTGGTTCCCTCAGTTATTATGCTAAAAAGTTCCTGCCTGGACTAAACAGGCGACACACCTTTTCTGAGTCCTCTAACCATCTTGCATCAGTTGGTTTAGGTTCTTCTGTATCAGAAGAAGATCAGAAGCTTTTACTTGAAGAGAttgataatttacttctcatgCAAAAAGGCCTAGTTCCAACTAAATTCCTCTTTGGCCTACTGAAAACAGCCTTGATTCTTCGAGCCAGTCCCTCGTGCATATCAAACTTGGAGAAAAGGATAGGAATGCAGCTTGATCAGGCCACTCTTGAAGATCTCTTAATGCCGAATTTCTCTTACTCGATGGAGACACTTTATAATGTTGACTGCATACAGAGGATTCTTGAGCACTTCTTAGCCATGGATCAAGGAACTGGTGGTGAATCACCTTGTTCTATTGATGATGAACAACTGATGGGTTCACCATCTCTGACACCAATCACTATGGTGGCAAAACTAATTGATGGATACCTTGCTGAGGTTGCCCCAGATGTTAACTTGAAGCTTCCCAAGTTTCAGACTCTTGCTGCTTCTGTTCCCGAATACGCAAGGCCATTGGATGATGGCCTTTATCGTGCAATTGACATTTATCTCAAG TCACATCCATGGTTGGGAGAATCCGACAGAGAACAACTCTGCAGGCTCATGGATTGCCAGAAGCTCTCCTTGGAAGCTTGTACGCATGCTGCGCAGAATGAAAGACTGCCTTTAAGGATTATAGTACAAGTACTCTTCTTCGAACAGCTGCAGTTGAGAACATCCATTGCGGGATGCTTCTTAGTGTCCGAAAACCTTGATGGGGGTTCAAGGCAGTTGAGAAGTGGCACGGTCGGACCAAATGAGGGGGGCTGGGCTACTGCTGTGAGAGAAAACCAGGTGTTGAAGGTGGGAATGGATAGCATGAGGGTACGTGTGTCGGAGCTCGAGAAGGAGTGCTCAAACATGAGGCAGGAGATTGAGAAGTTGGGTCGATCAAAGGGATCAAGCACTTGGGGAAATGTATCCAAAAAGTTTGGGTTCAAGTTAAAGTCACAAATGTGCAGTGCTCAGGAGGGATCTGTTAGTAACCAGAACAAGATAAATTGTAAGGCTATAAAGGATGATGACAAGGCAAAAGATAATATCAAAAGCACAAGAAAAACTTACCTATAG